AATAGAATAATCAATGAGATGCAAGAAGTTGATAGATATTCTATTTTTGTAAGCAGACCCCCAAAAGAGATGGAATGATACCAGACAGACTTTTTTATCTTTTGAATAAATACAAAATAAGCCCGTCTAAAAGCTTTTCTCAAAATTTTCTTATTTCTGATGAAGTCTTAAGATTCATGGCATCCTATGGCAAGGGAAAAGTCCTTGAAATAGGGCCAGGATTGGGATTTCTCACAGAAAAGCTATCAAAAGTATGTGACAAAGTCGTTGCTGTAGAGATGGATAAGAATCTTGTCAATATTCTAAAACAAGAGTATAATTTTGATAATGTTGAAATAGTCTGCGATGACTTCCTAAAGTTTGAAGACAAAAATTTTGATACAGTTGTTTCGAGTATCCCTTATGCCATATCCTCACAGATAACATTCAAATTATTTGAAATGAATTTTGAAACTGCAACATTACTGTATCAAAAAGAATTTGCAAGGAGATTTATTTCAAATCCAGGCGAAGAAGATTATTCTAGGCTTTCTGTAATGTCTAAAATCTATTCCGAAATTGAGGTCTTACGAGATGTTCCTCCTTCGGCCTTTTATCCTGAACCAAAGGTATGGTCTTCCATAGCTCACATCAAACTGGATAAAAAATTTGAAATAAATGATGTCTTTGAAAACACAGTCAGGGCTCTTTTTACACACAGAAATAAAATTGTCCATAAGGCAATCTATCATTCAAGAGATATATTTGGAAAAGGAAAAGAATTCAAGCAATCGCTCGATGAAATCCCTTATAAGGATAGGAGAGTATATACCCTAGATATCTTTGAAATAAAAGAGATAAGTGATTGGCTTGAAGGGATATTATGATTTTTTTTGATGATTTTGATAAAGAGATTAACCAGGTTCTTAGTGATGTCAATTGTTTTATAGGAGGTCTGGAAAAACCAATTTCTGATCTAGGGATTACCTTTCTTGATAAATTCAAAGTTTCTCTGAAAGGATTCAATACGTTTCTTCTTTTCCCATATTGGCTTTCAGACGGATTTGATATTAAGGACAAAGAAGATGTTTCTAGAAAACTTGCCAATCTCGATGTTTATGGGATAATGCATTTGAGAATTATTGATGACATACTGGACAATCCAGAAAAAATTGACAGGAACTTACTTCTTTTATCCAACATCTGTGAATTCAAGATGTATGAAATATGCTTTAAGCTAATAGGGAGAAATGAAAGTTTTTTGAAAGATCTAGAAGATACATTAACACATTTTTCAAATGCTGTTCTTTTTGAAAAACAGCATTATATCTATAAGGGTCTATTGACAGAGGAAATGAAAAACTATAATTATGAGCATATGGCAAGGAAGGCATTCCATTTGAGAATACCGATTTTATCGTATTTGTACCTTGAAGGATCAGATGAAAAAAAAAGAAAAGATTTTTTTTCCATGATGGAATGTTGGGGAACTTCGATGCAGCTGTTTAATGATGTTCTTGGATGGAAGGATGACTTTACTTCTGGCCAGATGACTTACCCCCTTGTTAAAGCTATTGAGTATCTTGAAAATGAGAATTTAGTTGATGCAGGAAAAGCAGAAGTAATGGATATCGCAGCAGCATTTATCGAAACAAATATTTTAGAAGATACACTTGGCATTTCTCTAAAGTATCAAAAAATGGCGATTGAATCTATAAGGCAATATAATATGCGCTATTTAAACGAGTTCTTTGAAGATTCTTCAAGTAAAATATCTTCAAGTATTGATAAATTTAAAAATAAAAGAGAGGATATATTAAAAGATATAATAAATTGAGAAATTCGCAATTTTATTTAGTTAAATTTATATATTAATCATTTAAAAAATAAATGGTAGGTGATTTTATGGATAAAACTACACATGAATTAATTAAAATGCATTTAAAAGAAAATGAAGGAACAGTTTATTTAACAGCACCAAACTTTTGGGTACAAGTTAAACCAGCTTTTTGGGTCTATGAATAAACCTTCTGATCCACATGTACGAACTTATTTTATTAGTTTTTTTTATAAATTTATTTTTAGGTATTTACGCAATTAAAAGTAATTATAAATCTAGATTAAATTTGTTATTCTCTTTTATAGCATTTTTTATTGCAGGAATAATAATAACTAATCCCCTAATAATTATTAGAGAACATCACTTAATATGGGAGAAAATGAATATTTTTTTTGTTATATGGACTCCCACGTTATATCTAATTTGGGCTTCAGATTTATCTAAGAAGAAACTTTTATTTAAAGACAAATACTTAGTAATAATAAGTATTATATTCTCGGGTTCTCTGTTAACTGATTTTTTGGTAAAAGATATAATAATTAGTGATGGAAAATATGAAGAAGTTTTTGGGCCTGCTTTTAATATATTTTTTGCATATTATTTAATTTGTTTTGGTTATGGCTTATTTCTCCTTTTTTCTTCTTATCGATCATCTTCACTATTAGTAGAAAAAAGAAAAAATATTTTGGCATTTATTGGAACACTTATGCCAATATCTGCAAGTATCTTAATCAACTTCATTTTTAGATTTATAGAAAAATATCCAGAACTTACAAGCAATATATACATTCTTCCAATAACAAATTCTTTAATGATGGCCTTATTTGCGTATGCTGTTTTAAAATATGATTTTTTTAAGCCAGACATAAGCATAAAAGAAAAACTTGACACGTTACGCATAAAAATACTATATATTACAAATATAATTATAATTGGACTTGGATGTATTGTTGCTATTATTCGAATTGGTTTAGGTTACTCTGTAGATACCACTATCATTGAAACTTTTTTTATTGTTATTACTGTAATGGTCTTAATAGATTTGGGTGTAAATTATTCTTTATCTGGGTATATAAGAGATAAGATAGTAACTCCCATAGAAATGATATCTCAACAATCAGAAGAGGTGGGCAAAGGCAATTTTAATTTAAGAGTAGGTTTTGATGGGGAAGATGAAATAGCAATTCTTTCAAGACAAATGGATGAGATGACTGAAAAATTAAAAAGGACCTCTCAAATAAGGGAAAATTTCAACAAAACTTTACAAATTGAAGTTCAGAATAAAACAGAGAAACTTCAAGAAGCCTACAACCGGTTGGAGAACTCAGACAAGGCAAAGAAAGATTTTATTGATGCGATAGCCCATGAATTGTATAATCCTCTTGCTGTGATTAGTGTAAGTAATGAATTTATTAATATGGATAAAATTGATCCTCATAACAAAAAAATGATAACTTCTATTCAAAGAAATGTACAACGATTGAGTTCTTTGGTCAGGGAACTTGAAGAGTTTACTTTGCTAGGTCTTCAAAGTCAAAAACTTATTATTGAAAAATTCGATCTTAATGAATTAATTAAAACAATAGTCCAAGATTTTATTATTTTGGCGAATAAGAAAAAGATAGATTTATCTTTAAGTTCTAGCGGTAAAGATTTTTATCTAGAAGGCGATAGAGCAAAGCTTACTAACGTCTTTGTAAATCTAATCGAAAATGCAGTAAACTTCTCAAATCAAAATGGAGAAATAAAAATCAGGATAGAAGAAAAAAGTCACGAAATAGAAGTAAAAATTATAGACAATGGTACTGGAATCCGTGACAAGGATATCAATAATATCTTTGAAAAATTTTATAGGGCAGAAGTAGACGATGAATTAAGACAAGGCATAGGTCTTGGACTTCCAATCTCATTAGATATCATAACAAAACATGATGGAATGATAAATGTTGAATCAGAATATGGGAAAGGCAGTACATTTACAGTTATATTGCCCAAAAAACATGTGATACTATGATTTTTCATAAAAATGTTCAGGATATAAAAGAAAATAAAATTAAAGCAGATAATGCTAAAGGTGTTTCTATAACTACTTTGGTCGGTGAAGACCAAGGGGCAAAAAATTTCTATATGCGAATAATGAAAATTGAAAAAGAAGGATTTTCCCCATACCACAAGCACGAGTGGGAACATGAAAATTTTATCCTAAAAGGTGAAGGATTTTTAAAGACTGAAGATGGCAAAAGTCCAGTAAAAAAAGGCGATGTTATATATATCCCACCAAACGAATTACACTGTTATATCAACACTGGAAATGATGACTTAGAGATCATGTGCATAATTCCATCAATGCTTTAGGAAATCCTGGACCATATTCATAGTTTCTTTGTACCCATCAATTGGTATTTCCGCTCTGTTTCCGATTTCACCTTCAATTCTCAAAACTCCATGAATCCCGCAGAACATTCCTTCAGATATCTGGCCATAGAATTCTCTTGGAGGGAGAATAGAAACTGCAACAATATCTCCATCCTTGATAGACATATCATTTGTCAAAACTGTAATGGCCCTTTTTATGTCAACATTACATATTAAAAGAGAATCAGATACTTTTGAAACTGAAAGAATTTTACCAACAAGAGTATCCACGCCATATTTATTGTCCAACTTTATTCTTTTATCTACAAAATATAGTGTGTTCATAGAAAAAATGATCTTAGCAATCCCCATTTTTGTAGAGGTTTTATTCTCTTTTCTCGAATTAGAAAGGAAATTTGAGCTCCAGCCTTCTCCAAGCGCCGATTGAAGTTTAGATATTTTTTCTCTGATAGGTTTAGTTATTTCGCTTATGTCCTCTTTTTCTGCGTATGAAAATTTTACGGCCATGATGTCAGATTTCATTGAATCAGTGATCTGAAGAGCGTCTTTCTTTTTCCACACACCTTCAAATCTTGTGCTTTCCAATGTCTTCTTAAGAAGTTCTAATGCCTGTTCTGCCACAAGTATATTTATGTTATTTTGAGTATCCATATGAAATCCTCACAAATACTTAATTGGATCTTTTTCCCCTGCATCCTGAAATCCTTTGAGCCTTAATCTGCAGGAATCACAAAACCCACAAGCATTATCATTTTCTGTATAGCAACTCCATGTTTTTTCAAATGGAACTTCAAGCTCAATGCCTTTCTTTACTATATCTCCTTTAGACATGTATGCAAGTGGTGTTTTAAGTTTAATCATTATTTCGTCTTTTGTCCCAGCGTCAATTAGTTCTTGAAACGCCTCAAAGAAAAGAGGTCTGCAATCGGGATATCCCGAGAAATCTATTGAATTTGCCCCATAGTAAATAGCTTCTGCACCAACTACTTCTGCCCATGCTGTGGCTAAAGAGAGCAGGATGGAATTCCTGAAAGGAACGTAACTTGGTGGTATCCCTTGAGTTTCTGCTTTTGGTAGGTCAATAGAATTATCAGTAAGCCCACTGCCACCTATCTCTTTCAAGAAATCAAGATTAATTACCTTGAAATCCAGTGCATTATAGAATGAAGAAATATCTTTTGCGCAATTATATTCTTTTTTATTTGTCCTCTGCCCGTAATCAACATGAAGGACGTAAATATTATGCCCATCTTTTTTTGAAATTGCAGCGCAAACTGCAGAATCCATTCCTCCACTAAGCAATACAACGGCAGTTTTCATGTTTCTATCGCCCCCTCGGCAAAAACGTCATGCCTGTGTATTGATTCATAGCTCAAACATTCTGCGTGAATTTTTGATTTTTTAAATTTAGAAGAAGCAAGGGATAACATATTTCTGCAAACATCCTCAACGAAAAGTGGGTTTGTATGCATTTTATCTACAACAAATGATTCATCCTGAGTTTTTAATAAAGTAAATACCCTTGATGAAAATGAATTTTCTACGGCCTCAATCATCTCTTCGAGGTCAATATCATTGTCAAACTCTGTTTCAATCTTTAAATTCCCAACGGCCCTTTGTATGTGTGTCCCCTTCTTATTAACGGCCAAGGCATGCGGACATGCTGTATTTCCTACAACACTCACTTCTAATATTTTTATCCATGTGCCATTGTTATTTTCTAGCCTTACTTTGACATCGTGTATCTCAATTGTATCCTTCTTACTTACAGGTGTCTTTTCGTATATGGGTATTTCAGATTCAAATTCAATTTCAGCGCTTACATAGCTGTGTTTTACCTTCAATTTTTCAAGTATGTGCTTGCCTATTTGTTCTAGTGATTTGTGATTATCCCTGACTTCATCTTCTAAGATCTCTGTGATACTCTCGATGAATCTGCTCATATGGACTCCTTTTTTGTCCTGGTCTAAATCCATAAAAATATTGATTTTTGGTATATGGCGAAATTCTTTGTTATTTCTGTCTATCTTGATAAGAGTTTTTAGATTTTTGATTCCAACTCTTTCAAGTTTCAATTGATGTTTTGGCGACTCATCTTGAGTGTTAATCATTTGATCTCTCCAATTTTATGTATCTGAAGCAATACTCTGACATTATTGTGATTTATTGGATTTGTAAGATACATTTCACATAACTCTTTATAATTAAGTTTG
This is a stretch of genomic DNA from Methanofastidiosum sp.. It encodes these proteins:
- the rsmA gene encoding ribosomal RNA small subunit methyltransferase A, which codes for MIPDRLFYLLNKYKISPSKSFSQNFLISDEVLRFMASYGKGKVLEIGPGLGFLTEKLSKVCDKVVAVEMDKNLVNILKQEYNFDNVEIVCDDFLKFEDKNFDTVVSSIPYAISSQITFKLFEMNFETATLLYQKEFARRFISNPGEEDYSRLSVMSKIYSEIEVLRDVPPSAFYPEPKVWSSIAHIKLDKKFEINDVFENTVRALFTHRNKIVHKAIYHSRDIFGKGKEFKQSLDEIPYKDRRVYTLDIFEIKEISDWLEGIL
- a CDS encoding HAMP domain-containing protein; the encoded protein is MYELILLVFFINLFLGIYAIKSNYKSRLNLLFSFIAFFIAGIIITNPLIIIREHHLIWEKMNIFFVIWTPTLYLIWASDLSKKKLLFKDKYLVIISIIFSGSLLTDFLVKDIIISDGKYEEVFGPAFNIFFAYYLICFGYGLFLLFSSYRSSSLLVEKRKNILAFIGTLMPISASILINFIFRFIEKYPELTSNIYILPITNSLMMALFAYAVLKYDFFKPDISIKEKLDTLRIKILYITNIIIIGLGCIVAIIRIGLGYSVDTTIIETFFIVITVMVLIDLGVNYSLSGYIRDKIVTPIEMISQQSEEVGKGNFNLRVGFDGEDEIAILSRQMDEMTEKLKRTSQIRENFNKTLQIEVQNKTEKLQEAYNRLENSDKAKKDFIDAIAHELYNPLAVISVSNEFINMDKIDPHNKKMITSIQRNVQRLSSLVRELEEFTLLGLQSQKLIIEKFDLNELIKTIVQDFIILANKKKIDLSLSSSGKDFYLEGDRAKLTNVFVNLIENAVNFSNQNGEIKIRIEEKSHEIEVKIIDNGTGIRDKDINNIFEKFYRAEVDDELRQGIGLGLPISLDIITKHDGMINVESEYGKGSTFTVILPKKHVIL
- a CDS encoding cupin domain-containing protein gives rise to the protein MIFHKNVQDIKENKIKADNAKGVSITTLVGEDQGAKNFYMRIMKIEKEGFSPYHKHEWEHENFILKGEGFLKTEDGKSPVKKGDVIYIPPNELHCYINTGNDDLEIMCIIPSML
- a CDS encoding tRNA-binding protein, whose protein sequence is MDTQNNINILVAEQALELLKKTLESTRFEGVWKKKDALQITDSMKSDIMAVKFSYAEKEDISEITKPIREKISKLQSALGEGWSSNFLSNSRKENKTSTKMGIAKIIFSMNTLYFVDKRIKLDNKYGVDTLVGKILSVSKVSDSLLICNVDIKRAITVLTNDMSIKDGDIVAVSILPPREFYGQISEGMFCGIHGVLRIEGEIGNRAEIPIDGYKETMNMVQDFLKH
- the queC gene encoding 7-cyano-7-deazaguanine synthase QueC; its protein translation is MKTAVVLLSGGMDSAVCAAISKKDGHNIYVLHVDYGQRTNKKEYNCAKDISSFYNALDFKVINLDFLKEIGGSGLTDNSIDLPKAETQGIPPSYVPFRNSILLSLATAWAEVVGAEAIYYGANSIDFSGYPDCRPLFFEAFQELIDAGTKDEIMIKLKTPLAYMSKGDIVKKGIELEVPFEKTWSCYTENDNACGFCDSCRLRLKGFQDAGEKDPIKYL
- a CDS encoding GTP cyclohydrolase I FolE2, whose product is MNTQDESPKHQLKLERVGIKNLKTLIKIDRNNKEFRHIPKINIFMDLDQDKKGVHMSRFIESITEILEDEVRDNHKSLEQIGKHILEKLKVKHSYVSAEIEFESEIPIYEKTPVSKKDTIEIHDVKVRLENNNGTWIKILEVSVVGNTACPHALAVNKKGTHIQRAVGNLKIETEFDNDIDLEEMIEAVENSFSSRVFTLLKTQDESFVVDKMHTNPLFVEDVCRNMLSLASSKFKKSKIHAECLSYESIHRHDVFAEGAIET